In Choristoneura fumiferana unplaced genomic scaffold, NRCan_CFum_1 Sck3bRy_369;HRSCAF=857_pilon, whole genome shotgun sequence, the sequence gttacgacactgtttacgagcaagtgtgatgaaaaatatttttttttaagttttattgtaccattttgtcggcatagtttacatacatattcgtgcaaaattacagctctctagcattgatagtccctgagcaaagccccgaacggacagacagacagacatgccattttggctacagaaccctaaaaatcattacttattaaaaatctttGTGTTTAAATTACAGGACCAATAGAGTGCCGTCGCGGCGTTCTGCTTCTAGCAGAAAGTTCGTTAGAACTGCTCGGAGGAGAAGTGCAGGAAATTTCCATCTCAAATTCTTTGGCTGGCCTACTGTCCACCAAGCTTGGACTGCCCATGACCCAAGGTAAATCTTGCTGGATTGGAAGTCTCAATCAATTAGTTATATAGATAAGTGAAATATGTAGTTCTATGTATTCTTAGAGTCgtgttggcctagtggtttgtcccTTCAGGCCAtatggcatctcaagcagagaatcgagGGTGCTAATTCAGGCTCAAGCCTCTGAATTTTTTCGCCACACATTTAGGGTTTTCGAGAATTAAGATTTTCATAGTAATATGTGTGACAAGGAGGGGGAGTTCTAAGAATAAATtagtgtgacgtaatttatggtTTGCCCCTTTACGCACGCATCTGTAGTCCTGATGGTGCTGCAGTAcgatgggcgacggtaatcatattacataaaaaaacatgcaCTATAATACAGTACGTAATTATAAGCACGCGCGGCGTGCCTGTTTCATGGCATCTAATAGAGCAGTGTTTCGTGAGGCGGGTCTCTGCTCTATTGAAACAGCACGGCCCGCCAAGCCAAGCCGTGCACCCGCGCGGAGGCCCTTACAAATGTGCTGTACCTTCCAGGCACTGCCTCCGACCTGAACGCTACGGCCAGCCACCCAAGAAACACCGACATCCCCCTACCGCACACAGAAATGCCGCCGGCCCTCGAAACTATCCACCGCACGGACTCCTTTGATCCTCGCCCAGTGGCCGTCGTCACGAGCGTCCAAGTAGCCAACTTTGCTGATGACGACATCGACGTAGACCAGCTAGCAGCCATAGAAGCTCAGATCTCTAACCCAAGCAAAAGATCACTGACAGACACCACACACACAAGCACTGAGAAGAAACTTAAAATGGATAACACAAGCACAGTAAACAGAGTAGAAGACTACCCCGAAGACAATGACTTATTCGCAGAAGACGAGGATTATTTAAGAGAATTAGAGAATAAATTTGACGCGAGTTACAATACGCCTAAAGTTAAGTTTCCAGTACCAGTGTCATCAGAACCATTCGTGTATATAAAACAGATAAACGATATGAGAGAGAGTGAGAAGGCTGGAAGAGTGTTCAGAGTTAAAGGTCAAATTATGAAGTTGCTGTCGAAATTATCTGTTGGAAAAGACGGGTGGAGTTTGCGCTGTACTATTGTAGACGGCACGGGCAGTATTGATGTGGATTTTACAAATAACGTGCTCTCGAAGTTAGTCGGATTTACGCCCCAAGAGATGAATCAGCTCAAGAAGCAAATGGCGACGAAACCGGAACTGAAACAGAAAGCTGTTATGGTAAGTGCATAATGTCTGTCTGATTTATTgctcattatatcagccgttgGATGcccgctgttggacataggcctcccccatatagctccggttggaagtggcctgcatccactgtgaacccgcggctttaaccaggtcatccgtctgtctcgtt encodes:
- the LOC141445142 gene encoding recQ-mediated genome instability protein 1-like, whose amino-acid sequence is MSPNNILNSVRNFLASHFMHVENEWLSGCVEYLTEDSSNNYSETEIQNLAREQWLLNDLKEICPGSLPANLKTQQKVTLNGRFALQINAAVDIGTPAYQQYMKLQKVNTENVEATTKFEDKISNRRMIKLYLTDGVQEISAIEYKPMRNLSCDITPGCKALIKGPIECRRGVLLLAESSLELLGGEVQEISISNSLAGLLSTKLGLPMTQGTASDLNATASHPRNTDIPLPHTEMPPALETIHRTDSFDPRPVAVVTSVQVANFADDDIDVDQLAAIEAQISNPSKRSLTDTTHTSTEKKLKMDNTSTVNRVEDYPEDNDLFAEDEDYLRELENKFDASYNTPKVKFPVPVSSEPFVYIKQINDMRESEKAGRVFRVKGQIMKLLSKLSVGKDGWSLRCTIVDGTGSIDVDFTNNVLSKLVGFTPQEMNQLKKQMATKPELKQKAVMALQKAKDTLQVLYCIIELTILEVPKITCLIPFDGSHVDLLRKRIQT